Proteins from a single region of Electrophorus electricus isolate fEleEle1 chromosome 5, fEleEle1.pri, whole genome shotgun sequence:
- the grinab gene encoding glutamate receptor, ionotropic, N-methyl D-aspartate-associated protein 1b (glutamate binding) isoform X2 has product MAQDKSGYVKLVEDVPQEGHGFDQPPPPGFVIPPPNYAGMPGVPGPPAYCQAAPGFPHAPFPHAPFPQPGPVLYPTNDPINHPQQSDDPPPVYDNQEITLSGFDDKSVRRAFVRKVFLVLTVQLTVTFSFVALFTFNTNIKAFVRQNSWTYWVSYLIFIIPLISISCCGEFRRKHPWNMVALSILTLSMSYMTGMIASFYDTYTVIMAVGITVVVCFTVVVFSLQSKYDFTSCVGVLFVCMIVLFVFGILCIFIRNNILQIVYASLGALIFTCFLAVDTQLLLGNKKLSLNPEEYVFGALNLYLDIINIFLFILQIVGRSRN; this is encoded by the exons ATGGCGCAGGACAAAAGTGGATACGTTAAGCTTGTTGAAGATGTCCCGCAAGAAGGCCACGGCTTCGACCAGCCACCTCCCCCAGGATTTGTCATTCCACCTCCGAACTATGCCGGAATGCCCGGTGTTCCTGGACCTCCCGCGTATTGCCAGGCTGCTCCCGGCTTTCCACACGCGCCTTTTCCACACGCGCCTTTCCCACAGCCGGGGCCAGTCCTTTACCCAACCAATG ATCCAATAAACCATCCTCAACAAAGTGATGATCCTCCGCCAGTGTATGACAATCAGGAGATCACTCTCTCAGGGTTTGATGACAAATCGGTCAGACGAGCTTTTGTTCGTAAG GTCTTTCTTGTTCTGACTGTGCAGCTCACAGTTACATTCTCCTTTGTGGCTCTTTTCACCttcaacacaaacatcaaagcaTTTGTGAGGCAGAACAGCTGGACCTACTGGGTGTCTtacctcatcttcatcatcccACTTATCAGCATCAGCTGCTGTGGAGAGTTCCGCCGCAAACATCCATGGAATATGGTCGCCTTG TCCATCCTGACTCTGAGCATGTCCTACATGACGGGGATGATAGCCAGTTTCTATGATACCTACACCGTCATCATGGCTGTTGGCATTACCGTTGTGGTTTGCTTCACAGTGGTCGTCTTCTCCCTGCAG AGCAAGTATgacttcacttcctgtgttgGGGTGCTGTTTGTCTGCATGATCGTATTATTCGTCTTCGGCATCCTCTGCATCTTCATTCGCAACAATATATTGCAGATCGTCTATGCCTCGCTGGGCGCCCTGATCTTTACCTGC TTTTTGGCTGTGGACACCCAGCTGCTCCTGGGGAATAAGAAGCTCTCTCTGAATCCTGAAGAATATGTCTTTGGCGCACTAAACCTCTACCTGGACATCATCAACATCTTTCTGTTCATCTTACAAATTGTTGGCCGAAGCCGTAACTAA
- the grinab gene encoding glutamate receptor, ionotropic, N-methyl D-aspartate-associated protein 1b (glutamate binding) isoform X1: MAQDKSGYVKLVEDVPQEGHGFDQPPPPGFVIPPPNYAGMPGVPGPPAYCQAAPGFPHAPFPHAPFPQPGPVLYPTNADPINHPQQSDDPPPVYDNQEITLSGFDDKSVRRAFVRKVFLVLTVQLTVTFSFVALFTFNTNIKAFVRQNSWTYWVSYLIFIIPLISISCCGEFRRKHPWNMVALSILTLSMSYMTGMIASFYDTYTVIMAVGITVVVCFTVVVFSLQSKYDFTSCVGVLFVCMIVLFVFGILCIFIRNNILQIVYASLGALIFTCFLAVDTQLLLGNKKLSLNPEEYVFGALNLYLDIINIFLFILQIVGRSRN; encoded by the exons ATGGCGCAGGACAAAAGTGGATACGTTAAGCTTGTTGAAGATGTCCCGCAAGAAGGCCACGGCTTCGACCAGCCACCTCCCCCAGGATTTGTCATTCCACCTCCGAACTATGCCGGAATGCCCGGTGTTCCTGGACCTCCCGCGTATTGCCAGGCTGCTCCCGGCTTTCCACACGCGCCTTTTCCACACGCGCCTTTCCCACAGCCGGGGCCAGTCCTTTACCCAACCAATG CAGATCCAATAAACCATCCTCAACAAAGTGATGATCCTCCGCCAGTGTATGACAATCAGGAGATCACTCTCTCAGGGTTTGATGACAAATCGGTCAGACGAGCTTTTGTTCGTAAG GTCTTTCTTGTTCTGACTGTGCAGCTCACAGTTACATTCTCCTTTGTGGCTCTTTTCACCttcaacacaaacatcaaagcaTTTGTGAGGCAGAACAGCTGGACCTACTGGGTGTCTtacctcatcttcatcatcccACTTATCAGCATCAGCTGCTGTGGAGAGTTCCGCCGCAAACATCCATGGAATATGGTCGCCTTG TCCATCCTGACTCTGAGCATGTCCTACATGACGGGGATGATAGCCAGTTTCTATGATACCTACACCGTCATCATGGCTGTTGGCATTACCGTTGTGGTTTGCTTCACAGTGGTCGTCTTCTCCCTGCAG AGCAAGTATgacttcacttcctgtgttgGGGTGCTGTTTGTCTGCATGATCGTATTATTCGTCTTCGGCATCCTCTGCATCTTCATTCGCAACAATATATTGCAGATCGTCTATGCCTCGCTGGGCGCCCTGATCTTTACCTGC TTTTTGGCTGTGGACACCCAGCTGCTCCTGGGGAATAAGAAGCTCTCTCTGAATCCTGAAGAATATGTCTTTGGCGCACTAAACCTCTACCTGGACATCATCAACATCTTTCTGTTCATCTTACAAATTGTTGGCCGAAGCCGTAACTAA
- the LOC113574402 gene encoding speriolin-like protein: protein MDKENNESLRIQNDILRREVDDLKMMLCIAKENLDLRSKLDSFSANGSAMENAGKKERIRWYDSVDESQFRSGLLKRPHRTSSPLNLSSDKDSPNRPPVPINEIPSCSFSYQKVKDPERLVGEIVFQLDRRILSYIFQEQPRLYGFTVLNIGDKIVQVSTHPITGQVEEAYRLELTKRHTELTDKLCSLGYSRTLHPPFAEFIINTYGILKQRPDPACELNYNCPDVLRRVLVMTVPPCLLKDLLLLFSCLCYMARTDRNPLFQW from the exons ATGGACAAGGAGAATAATGAGTCGCTGCGGATTCAGAACGACATACTACGACGAGAGGTTGATGATTTGAAAATGATGCTGTGTATCGCGAAGGAGAACTTGGACCTTCGTTCTAAATTGGACAGTTTTTCAGCCAATGGCAGTGCCATGGAAAATGCAG GGAAGAAGGAGAGGATTCGTTGGTATGACTCTGTTGATGAAAGCCAATTCCGAAGCGGACTTCTCAAAAGGCCCCATCGCACATCGTCTCCTCTCAATCTATCATCTGACAAAGATTCACCAAACAGACCTCCTGTTCCCATCAACGAGATACCTAGCTGCTCTTTTTCCTACCAAAAAGTGAAAG ATCCAGAGCGGCTGGTCGGGGAGATCGTCTTCCAGCTGGACCGTAGGATCCTCTCCTACATCTTCCAGGAGCAGCCCAGACTGTATGGCTTCACTGTGCTCAACATCGGAGACAAGATAGTGCAG GTCTCTACACATCCCATTACCGGACAAGTGGAGGAGGCATACAGGTTGGAGCTGACCAAGCGTCACACAGAGCTAACGGACAAGCTCTGTTCGCTGGGCTACAGCAGGACGCTTCACCCGCCATTCGCAGAGTTCATCATCAACACGTATGGCATACTGAAACAACGCCCAGACCCGGCCTGTGAGCTGAACTACAACTGCCCGGACGTCCTGCGACGGGTGTTGGTTATGACGGTCCCTCCATGCCTCCTGAAGGATCTGCTGCTCCTGTTTAGCTGCCTGTGCTACATGGCCAGGACTGACAGAAATCCGCTCTTCCAGTGGTAA
- the smpd5 gene encoding sphingomyelin phosphodiesterase 5 encodes MSLRESPFSSGLARALHTLGWALIFPCFWFLDRLIAVCISTSLERRQRREEKCYCYLYPLKVFFGSVLFLVLFLISTPVALLGFLLWAPLQVTRRPFAYLQHVETQSRNTVWEEAGKLSLGFVTANLCLLPDSLARFNNLGHTQQRAATVGQSIVQGEGRPFNRCNQNTPLYVSTSFPASMDIVCLLEVFDKRAAAKLADALRPFFGHVLCDVGVYACQLCDVCCSFKFFNSGLFLASRHPVLKAQYHCFPNSRGEDALAAKGLLSVKVQIGLHKEKKKMVGFFNCTHLHALEGDGAIRYDQLDMVTKWIEEFQRVNRQEDEMVVFDVLCGDFNFDNCSPDDHLEQNHSLFNDYTDPCRAGPGREKPWVIGTLLQQPTLYEENVNTPDNLKMTLEDEEQRKMRLAPPVSFDAIPFVYPETGEPWVGRRIDYLLYRESTLTHHLRTEVEEFTYVTRLAGLTDHIPVGLRLNVTLDSAGDPAGTRL; translated from the exons ATGTCTCTCAGAGAATCCCCCTTCTCCAGTGGCCTTGCAAGGGCTCTCCACACCCTGGGATGGGCTCTCATCTTCCCCTGCTTCTGGTTCCTGGATCGACTCATTGCTGTCTGCATCTCCACCAGTCTGGAGCGTCGGCAAAGACGGGAGGAAAAGTGCTACTGCTACCTGTACCCGCTCAAGGTCTTCTTCGGCTCCGTTCTCTTCCTTGTCCTCTTCCTCATTTCCACACCGGTTGCCTTGCTGGGGTTCTTGCTGTGGGCCCCGCTCCAGGTCACGCGCCGACCTTTCGCTTACCTCCAGCATGTGGAGACACAGAGCCGTAACACAGTCTGGGAGGAGGCTGGCAAGCTGTCCTTGGGGTTTGTGACCGCCAACCTGTGCCTGCTACCGGACAGCCTGGCTCGCTTCAACAACCTGGGGCACACCCAGCAGCGGGCGGCGACAGTTGGGCAGAGCATCGTGCAGGGCGAAGGCCGTCCGTTCAACCGCTGCAACCAGAACACACCGCTGTATGTGTCTACATCGTTTCCGGCTAGCATGGACATTGTTTGCCTGCTGGAAGTGTTTGATAAGAGGGCAGCTGCGAAGCTGGCTGATGCCTTGCGGCCCTTCTTCGGCCACGTGCTGTGCGACGTCGGGGTCTACGCCTGCCAGCTCTGCGACGTCTGCTGCTCCTTTAAGTTCTTCAACAGTGGCCTGTTCCTGGCCAGCCGTCACCCCGTGCTAAAGGCCCAGTACCACTGCTTCCCCAACAGCCGAGGGGAGGACGCGCTGGCTGCCAAAGGCCTGCTCTCTGTCAAG GTACAAATAGGATTACacaaggaaaagaagaaaatggttGGATTTTTTAACTGCACCCATCTTCATGCTCTGGAAg GGGATGGAGCCATTCGATATGACCAGCTGGATATGGTGACCAAATGGATTGAGGAGTTCCAAAGGGTAAACAGGCAGGAAGATGAAATGGTAGTTTTTGATGTGCTCTGTGGGGACTTCAACTTTGACAACTGCTCTCCTG ATGACCATCTGGAGCAGAACCATAGTCTGTTTAATGACTACACAGACCCCTGCAGAGCTGGACCTGGTAGAGAAAAGCCCTGGGTTATAG GCACTCTCCTGCAGCAGCCCACCCTGTATGAGGAGAATGTCAACACGCCAGACAACCTGAAAAT GACCCTGGAAGATGAAGAGCAGCGTAAAATGCGCCTGGCCCCACCTGTCTCCTTTGATGCTATTCCTTTTGTGTACCCTGAGACTGGGGAGCCCTGGGTGGGCCGTCGCATCGATTACCTCCTGTACAGAGAGAGCACACTGACCCATCATTTACGAACA GAGGTTGAGGAGTTTACATATGTGACTCGGCTAGCTGGCTTAACAGATCACATTCCTGTTGGCTTGAGGCTTAATGTCACCCTGGACTCGGCAGGGGACCCAGCAGGGACAAGGCTGTGA